The following are encoded together in the Bubalus bubalis isolate 160015118507 breed Murrah chromosome 14, NDDB_SH_1, whole genome shotgun sequence genome:
- the WFDC13 gene encoding WAP four-disulfide core domain protein 13 → MKPALFLQLLLLTHLASQLVSGSPKQHFRRYILEPPPCRSDPENCTDFCTLQEDCQPGFQCCSAFCGIVCTLNKDVNRKRPKPKTLRNNGVGK, encoded by the exons ATGAAGCCTGCGCTATTTCTCCAGCTCCTGCTGTTGACTCACTTAGCATCGCAGCTGGTGTCTGGGAGTCCCAAGCAACATTTTAGGA GGTATATCTTGGAACCTCCACCCTGCCGATCAGACCCAGAAAACTGTACTGATTTCtgcacattgcaggaagattgcCAACCAGGATTTCAGTGCTGTTCTGCCTTCTGTGGTATAGTCTGTACATTAAACAAAGATGTAAACCGCAAAAG ACCCAAACCCAAAACCTTGAGAAACAACGGGGTTGGCAAGTGA
- the LOC102406336 gene encoding protein WFDC10B, protein MRVQALLPILLLCVLLLQARGGQHSQKTNHLKAKACTKRPTEFTCGNHCSYFQHCPQNTICCSTFCGNICMSVL, encoded by the exons ATGAGAGTCCAGGCTCTGCTGCCCATCCTGCTCCTCTGCGTTCTGCTGCTGCAGGCCCGAGGAGGGCAACACAGCCAGAAGACGAACC ATCTCAAAGCTAAAGCCTGTACGAAGCGGCCCACGGAGTTTACTTGTGGGAACCACTGTTCATACTTCCAGCACTGTCCACAAAATACCATATGCTGTTCAACCTTCTGCGGGAACATTTGCATGAGTGTCCTGTGA
- the WFDC11 gene encoding protein WFDC11 yields the protein MVSIMKFWIPLLMMFLCMVLLSVLGGVKERYSSRRELLLQECWGQPTIRECNNRCSRNFRCVKINHTCCWTYCGNICWENTLITEEAKSLASH from the exons ATGGTCAGCATCATGAAGTTCTGGATACCTCTCCTCATGATGTTCCTCTGTATGGTACTACTGTCTGTGCTGGGAGGAGTGAAGGAAAGATATAGCAGCAG GAGGGAATTGCTCCTTCAGGAGTGCTGGGGACAGCCAACCATCCGAGAATGTAACAACAGGTGTTCTAGAAATTTTAGATGTGTAAAAATAAATCACACGTGCTGCTGGACCTACTGTGGAAACATCTGCTGGGAAAATACA CTAATCACTGAAGAAGCTAAAAGCCTAGCCTCCCACTGA
- the LOC102405698 gene encoding WAP four-disulfide core domain protein 10A — protein sequence MRAQALLPILLLCVLLLQAGGRQHSQKTNKKQQPPEIKQCEKRPKIYMCKIPCTADRECQANNICCSTFCGNICMNVL from the exons AtgagagcccaggctctgctgccCATCCTGCTCCTCTGCGTTCTGCTGCTGCAGGCAGGGGGAAGGCAACACAGCCAGAAGACGAACA AAAAGCAGCAACCCCCAGAAATCAAGCAGTGTGAGAAAAGACCCAAAATATATATGTGCAAAATCCCCTGCACAGCTGATCGAGAATGTCAAGCAAATAATATATGTTGTTCAACCTTCTGCGGGAACATTTGCATGAACGTCCTGTGA
- the WFDC9 gene encoding protein WFDC9: MKPWILLLMLLTYELVMFLPVLGGIKNKLLYEIKDTDQCWIQPPSLRYCVKRCTKLRECSFPNHTCCWTYCGNICLNNE; this comes from the exons ATGAAGCCCTGGATTCTTCTACTCATGCTTCTCACCTATGAGCTTGTGATGTTTCTGCCTGTGTTGGGAGGCATCAAGAACAAACTTCTCT atgaaataaaagacactgaTCAATGCTGGATACAGCCTCCATCATTAAGGTATTGTGTAAAAAGATGCACTAAATTAAGGGAATGTTCCTTTCCAAATCACACATGCTGCTGGACCTACTGTGGAAACATCTGCCTGAACAATGAGTGA